The genomic interval ATTGCCGTAAACTGCTTCAACCTGAGATGTTAAATCTGAGATTATTGAAGAAACAGTTTCATCTTCCGGCACATTTTCATCAAGCGGAATTAATTCATAATTTAATAATGAAACTACTCCTTCTGAAATTTCCAATTTCATCTTTCCTAAATTTGAATAAAAAGCATCAGCTTGAACAATATAAGTTGTCTTTCCCGTTTCCTGTTGAATCATAAACGGCTGTTCAGTTTTATAATGATCGTGTCCGCCAACAATAATGTCAATATATGGAATATATGAAGATAAAACTTTATCTAATTCAAATCCTAAATGTGATAAGCAAATTATTATATCGCATTCATTTGTCATAAGAGTTTCAACAATTTCAGCCGCAATTGGTACAATGTTAGTATCAAAAACAACTGGAGCAGGGAAGGATAATAAGTTTGTTTCAGGTGTCGTTAATCCGAAAATACCAACTTTTAAATGTCCTATTTCCTTAATTATATACGGCTTAACATAACTTTTCAAACTTTGCAGTGTATCTTCCTCTAAGACAAAATTTGCTGAAAGCAGTGGAAAACCATCTTCAGGCGCGAAAGAATTTTGAAGAGCTGATTCTAAAGTTGAAGGCATCAAATCAAATTCATGATTGCCAAGTGTCATCACGTCAAATCCTAATGAATTCATAATTTGAAATTCAGCGGCTCCGTAAAAAACGTTAAAGAAAATGTCACCTATAAATACGTCACCGGCATGAAGTGTTAAAACATTCGGCTCAGTCATTTTATTATAACCAATTACGGACGCGGCTCTTGCTATTCCGCCAATTTTACCTTTTAAAGATTCGTCTCTTGGCGCTGTAGCTGTTAAACAAGAATGAGTATCATTAACATGCAGAATTGTTAAAGTATCCTTTTGCGAGTAAGAGAAACTTGTAAGAACAAAAAATATTGCCATTCCGATAAACCATTGAAAATTTTTCATATAACCTCCGTTTTTTTTACATCTGTAAATTAGTTTTGAAACAGAGGCGTGTTGTCATAAAATTGTCATAAAGATGTAAAATAATGTTATTGTAGTTTAAGACGATTTATCAAAAAATGGATGGTAGAAAATTCAAGAAACTAGCAATTAAAACAATTGACCGAAATTAAAATATATCCCAATATTGTCTTTTGAAAAACCAACATCAAATCTAACAATGAAATTATCCATATTAAATCGCAAACCAGTTACCGGATTGATGATCCAATGTGGTGTTGAAGGACTGTTCCCAACATCTATGCCCGCAATTCCGCTGATTCTTTTCCAAATGTGGAAGCGA from Ignavibacteriota bacterium carries:
- a CDS encoding 5'-nucleotidase C-terminal domain-containing protein, whose translation is MKNFQWFIGMAIFFVLTSFSYSQKDTLTILHVNDTHSCLTATAPRDESLKGKIGGIARAASVIGYNKMTEPNVLTLHAGDVFIGDIFFNVFYGAAEFQIMNSLGFDVMTLGNHEFDLMPSTLESALQNSFAPEDGFPLLSANFVLEEDTLQSLKSYVKPYIIKEIGHLKVGIFGLTTPETNLLSFPAPVVFDTNIVPIAAEIVETLMTNECDIIICLSHLGFELDKVLSSYIPYIDIIVGGHDHYKTEQPFMIQQETGKTTYIVQADAFYSNLGKMKLEISEGVVSLLNYELIPLDENVPEDETVSSIISDLTSQVEAVYGNVFTQQIGSAEAKFEEIAEPIKNGYSDTPVGNLVTDAFREKTETDIAIEPGGSTAQPLNEGPIVAADIFRMVGYGFNTVNGLGYRLVTFKMSGLDIVTGLEFGLSNIELNDEFLIQVSGMSYGFDLNKNPYERITYVLVGNDPIDLAKQYSVTTNEFVLGFLQIFLGINVSDIFLYEDLSEFQVLTDYVISKGSISPTNGNRITDLNENADRILKDEFELIQNYPNPFNPATTIEYSVPVSSNNSLVQLKVYDILGNEITTLVNESQKPGNYKAVFNAANLASGIYFYKLSCGNFTEIKKAVLLK